One Vibrio campbellii CAIM 519 = NBRC 15631 = ATCC 25920 genomic window carries:
- a CDS encoding ROK family protein, translating into MYMAQPGHIDHIKQVNAGRVYKLIDLKGPISRIDLSKQSELAPASITKITRELIEAHLIHETTVQEATSRGRPAVGLQVNNEGWQFLSMRLGRGYLTIALHELGGDVLIDTKIDIHERDQDDVLERLLYEIDEFFQTYADQLDRVTSIAITLPGLVNSEQGIVLQMPHYNVENLALGPEIYKATGLPVFIANDTRAWALAEKLFGHSQDNDNSVLISIHHGLGAGIILDGRVLQGRHGNIGELGHIQIDPNGKRCHCGNIGCLETVASSQAIREEVVTRIANGEASILAEQEEMSIESICEAAANGDPLAVDVIEKLGRYLGSAVAIVINLFNPEKILIGGVINQAKDVLYPAVRRCIEEQSLPVYHQDLELVESRFYKQATMPGAALIKQALYDGQLLMKVIEG; encoded by the coding sequence CATATCAAACAGGTCAATGCTGGTCGTGTATACAAACTAATTGACCTCAAGGGTCCAATATCTCGAATCGATTTGTCCAAGCAAAGTGAGCTTGCGCCTGCGAGTATCACTAAGATCACTCGAGAGTTGATTGAAGCCCATTTGATTCATGAAACAACCGTTCAGGAAGCCACCAGTCGTGGTCGCCCAGCGGTGGGTTTGCAGGTCAATAATGAAGGTTGGCAATTCTTGTCGATGCGTTTAGGTCGCGGTTACTTGACCATCGCTCTTCATGAGCTTGGCGGTGACGTTCTGATTGATACCAAAATCGATATCCATGAGCGCGATCAAGATGATGTTTTGGAACGCTTACTCTACGAAATTGATGAATTCTTCCAAACCTACGCCGATCAACTTGACCGTGTAACCAGTATCGCCATTACGTTACCTGGTCTGGTGAACTCAGAGCAGGGCATTGTATTGCAGATGCCACATTACAATGTTGAGAATTTAGCGCTAGGCCCTGAGATCTATAAAGCAACAGGCTTACCTGTTTTTATTGCTAACGACACACGAGCTTGGGCGTTGGCTGAGAAACTGTTTGGTCATTCTCAAGATAACGATAACTCGGTTCTTATCTCCATCCACCACGGCTTAGGCGCTGGTATTATCTTGGACGGTCGAGTGCTGCAAGGCCGACACGGTAACATTGGTGAATTGGGGCATATCCAAATTGACCCGAACGGCAAGCGCTGCCACTGTGGCAATATTGGTTGTTTGGAAACTGTGGCCAGTTCACAGGCTATCCGTGAAGAAGTGGTCACTCGCATTGCAAATGGCGAAGCTTCTATCCTTGCAGAGCAAGAAGAGATGAGTATCGAGAGCATTTGTGAAGCTGCTGCGAACGGCGATCCTCTTGCGGTTGACGTGATTGAGAAACTGGGGCGCTATTTAGGCTCGGCTGTTGCAATAGTTATTAACTTGTTCAACCCAGAAAAAATTCTCATCGGTGGGGTTATCAACCAAGCGAAGGATGTGCTTTATCCAGCCGTTCGACGTTGTATAGAAGAGCAAAGTCTTCCTGTTTACCATCAAGATCTTGAGCTGGTGGAATCTCGTTTCTACAAACAAGCGACTATGCCCGGAGCCGCATTGATTAAGCAAGCGCTGTACGATGGTCAGCTGCTGATGAAGGTGATTGAAGGCTAA